From the Bradyrhizobium ontarionense genome, the window GCCGGTGATCGACATCAGCCCGCCCATGCCTTGCGCGATCTGGTCGAAACCGGGCCGCTTGGAATAGGGGCCGTCCTGGCCAAAGCCGGAGATGCTGCCATAGACGATGCGCGGATTGACCTTGCGGACGGCCTCGTAGTCGATGCCGAGCTTGGTCTTCACGTCAGGCCGGTAGTTCTCGATCACGACGTCGGCCTTTTCAGCAAGCCGCATGAAGACCTCGACCCCTTTGGGGTCCTTCAGGTTCAGGGCCATCGCGCGCTTGTTGCGATGCAGGTTCTGGAAATCGGCACCGCGGCGCGGGCCGCCCAAAGCCTCCCCGCCATCCTCCATCATCGCGTCGATCTTGATGACGTTGGCGCCCCAGTCGGCGAACTGCCGCGCGCATGTCGGGCCAGCGCGCACCCGCGTCAGGTCGAGCACGGTGAAGCGGGACAGGGCTTTGGACGCGCGCGGAAAGGCCATGCGGACGAACTCCGTTAGACGTGACATGGCTGTATAGGAGACGCGCGGGGGATCGACAATTGCGCGGGAGCCGTGTGACCGGTGCTCCTCATGACGCCGGTGCAGGGCTGCACAGGCGCAAAGCGTCCCGTCAGCGCTCGTCGGCGATGACCTTGCCGTCGTTCGGCAGCGCACCGGGCGCAACCAGCTCGACGTTGCCGCCGAGCTTGGTGACGTTGCGCAGGCTCATGGCCAACGCCTCCTGCAGGCTGTCGGTCGTATCGGCGCATTCGGCCTGCAGCGTCATCGCATCGGTCTCGCCAGTGCGGGTCACCACCAGCCTGAGGCGGCCGAGTTCGGGATGGCGCTTGCCGATCTCGGCGACCTGCTCGGGGCGCACGAACATGCCCTTGATCTTGGTGGTCTGGTCGGCGCGCCCCATCCAGCCCTTGATGCGCATGTTGGTGCGGCCGCAGGCGCTGATGCCGGGCAGGGCAGCGGTGAGATCGCCGAGCGTGAGCCGGATCCAGGGATGGTCAGGATCGAGCGAGGTCACGACGATTTCGCCGACATCACCCTCTGCGACCGGATCGCCGGTGCCGGGGCGGACGATCTCGAAAATCAGGTCCTCGTTGACCACCATGCCCTCGCGCGCGGAGGTCTCAAAGGCGATGATGCCGAGATCGGCGGTGCCGAACGCCTGGTAGGCATCGATGCCGCGCGCCTTGATCTCGGCCTGCAGCGACGGCGGAAACGCCGCGCCCGACACCAGCGCTCGCTTGATCGACGAGACGTCGCGGCCGGCGCTGGCGGCGGCGTCGAGCAGGATCTTCAGGAAGTCGGGCGTGCCGCTGTAGCCGATCGGGCGATAGGCCGCGATCAGCTCGAATTGCGCCTCGGTGTTGCCGGGCCCGGCCGGGATCACGGCGCAGCCGAGCGCGCGCGCCGAGGCGTCGAAGATGAAGCCGCCGGGTGTCAGATGATAGCTGAAGGTGTTGAGTACGACGTCGCCGCTGCGGAGGCCCGAGGCGAACAGCGCGCGGGCGCCGCGCCAGGGATCGTTGTGCGCGGCTTCCGGTTCGAAGATCGGGCCGGGCGAGGTGAAGAGACGCGAGAACGCGCCGGGTGGCTGCGCGACGAAGCCGCCGAACGGCGGTGCCGCCTTGTGCAGGGCGGGCAGCTCCGATTTGCGCAGCACGGGCAGTTGCGCCAGCGCAGCACGGGTCGTGATCTGGCCGGGATCGATGCCCTTGAGCCGCTCGGCGTAGGCCGGCGCGGTCATCGCCGCGCGCAGCACGTTGGGAAGCCGGCTGAACAGATCCTGCTCGCGCACTGCGGGATCACGGGTCTCGAGGGCGTCGTAATGGGTGGTCATGTTTGGTCCCCGGTGTAGCTCGACCTCTCCCCGCTTGCGGGGAGAGGTCGCATCGCATCGCGAGATGCGATGCGGGTGAGGGGGCTCTCAGCGGGCGCCGTGCCCGGAATTACCCCTCACCCCGACCCTCTTCCCGTAAGAACGGGGAGAGGAAGAAGAAAAAGTCACAGCCACCGCTTCCGCCGCTTGAAGCTCTTCAGGTTCTTGAAGCTCTTGCGCTGGTCGCCGGCGCCGCCAAGGTAGAATTCCTTGACGTCCTCATTATCGCGCAAGCTGTCCGCGGTGCCGTCGAGCACCACCTTGCCCTGTTCCATGATGTAGCCGTGGCTTGCGACCGACAGCGCCGCGCGCGCATTCTGCTCGACCAGCAGGATGGTGACACCGAGATCGCGGTTGATCTCCTTGATGATCGCGAACACTTCCTTGACGAGCAGCGGCGACAGGCCCATCGACGGCTCGTCCATCAGGATCATCTTCGGCCGCGCCATCAGCGCCCGCCCGATCGCGAGCATCTGCTGCTCGCCACCGGAGAGATAGCCGGCCAAGCCTGTCCGCTCCTTCAGACGCGGGAAATAGTTGAACACCATCTCGATGTCGCTGCCGACCTCGCGGTCGGAGCGCGTGAACGCGCCGAGCCTGAGATTTTCCAGCGAGGTCATGTCGGAGATGATGCGGCGGCCCTCCATCACCTGGAAGATGCCGCGGCGGACGATCTTCTCCGGATCGACGCCGTCGATGCGGGCGCCCTCGAACATGATCTCGCCGCGCGTGACCTCGCCGTCCTCGGTCTTGAGCAGGCCGGAGATCGCCTTCAGCGTCGTCGACTTCCCGGCGCCGTTCGCGCCCAGCAGCGCGACGATGGCGCCTTTGGGCACATCGAGGCTGAGGCCGCGCAGCACCAGGATGACGTCGTCATAGACGACCTCGATGTTGCGGACGGAGAGCAGGGGAGGAGGTGTCGCGCTGCCTGAACCGGTTCGCGGAATGTCGAGTGTTTCAGTCATTGTGGTTATCCACCGCTGTCGTCCCCCGCGAAAGCGGGGGACCCAGTATTCCAGAGACGCCAATGCTTCACGGAGAAGCCGCGGCGTACTGGATCCCCCGCTTTCGCGGGGGATGACGATCGTGTGTGGGGCGGCTGCCGAGTCATCTCGGCAGCAGCTCAGCAACTTACCACCCAGCCCATTCCGCCTTGCGCGGCAGCTCGATGGTCTTGACCTTCTCGAGCTTGATCGTGCCCTTGGCCATGATGTCGTTGAGGTCGCCATCGGTCGGGCCGGTGACCTTGGCGCGATAGAGGTCGACCTTCATCGTGCCGCGATGGTCCTTCTCGGTCCAGGTCGAGGGGCTGCACACGCCTTCCATGCCGGCCGGCACCCAGTCCTTCTTCTGATGGAAACCCTTGGCGACGTTTTCTCCGGTCGGACCGCCATTCTTCGCAGCCCACTCGATCGCTTCTTTCATGTAGAGCGACGAGCAGACCGCCGCGACGTAATGCACCGGGCGATAGACCTTGCCGGTGGGATCGGACATTTTGGAGATCTCCTGCACTGTCTTCATGCCGGGCGCGTCGCCGCCCCAGGCCACAGCCGTGCGCAGCGGGAAGACCACGCCATCGGCGGCGTCGCCGGCGGTCTTGGCCGCGTTCTCGTCCATGCCCCAGACGTTGGACAGGAATTGCACGTCGACGCCGGCATTCTTGCAGGCCTTCATCACCGAGATGTTGGAGGCCGCGGTGTTGCCCAGATAAGCGTAGTTGGCGCCGGAGCTCTTCAGGCTCAGGCATTGCGCGCTGTAGTCGCCGGGCGCGAGCGCGAACACCAGCGGCGGCAGGACTTCGAAGCCGAGCTCGGTGGCGAGCGCCTCGCCGGCCGCCTTCGGCGCGTTGGGGTAGGGATGGTTGGCGCCCATGTGAACGAATTTCGGCTTGCCGGGCTTGCCCTTGGCCTTCCAGTCCTCGGCCGCCCAGGTCAGCTCGGCGCGCAACGCGTCCGAGTAGCTCGGGCCGTAGAAGAAATTGTAAGGCGCCGCCTTGGCCTTGCCGCTGGTGCCCTCGGGATCAGTCAGCGCGGCGGCATAGGAGCCAGAGAGATCCGGGATCTTGTCGTTGGCGAGGAAGCCGGTCAACGCCTCGGTGTCGGCGGTACCCCAGCCCATGATCGCCGCGACCTTGTTGTCCGGCGCCGACCACTTCTTGTAGAGGTTGATCGCACGCGGCACCTGGTAGCCGTAGTCGTTGCTGTCGACCGCGAGCTGCTTGCCGCCGATGCCGCCGTTCTTGTTGACCCAGGCGAAGGTGTCCGCGACGCCCTGGCCATAGGGCGTGCCGACGTCGGACGTGCCGCCCGAGAGGTCCTGCAGATGGCCGATTGCGATCTGCGCCTGCGCCGACGAGCCGAATGCGCCTGCCAGCAGCGCCAGTGCGGCCGAGCCGAGCAATGATTTAATCGTCATGTGGTTTCCTCCTGTGTTCGGGCCGGATTATCACCGGTTCCCTTTGGTTGGCTTCAATGTGAGAACGGGTAGAGCTTCCAGTAGGTCTTGATCTGGCGCCAGCGATGCGCGAGGCCGTCCGGCTCGAACATCAGGAAGGCGATGATGATCAGGCCGATCGCGATCTCGCGCAGGAAGGTGATGTTGTTGTTGAGCGACAGCGCCCTGTCGATCGCGCTGCCCTTCAGGTTGTGGCTGATCCACTCCATCGATTCCGGCAGTAGCACCACGAAGGCCGTGCCCATCAGGGTGCCCATGATCGAGCCTGTGCCGCCGATGATGATCATCGCCAGGAACAGGATCGAGCGCTCGATGCCGAAACCCTCCTGGGAGATCACGAGCTGGTAGTGCGCATAGAGCGCACCCGCAATGCCGGCGAAGAAGGCGGCGAGGCCGAACGACAGGGTACGGTATTTGGTGAGGTTGATGCCCATGATCTCGGCCGAGAGATAATGGTCGCGGATCGCGACCAGCGCGCGGCCGTCGCGGGTGCGCATCAGGTTGGTGACCAGGATGTAGCTGACCAGGACATAGGCCAGCACGACGTAGAAATATTGCCGGTCGCCGCGCAGCGTGTAGCCGAAGAGCGAGAACGGATTCGCCGAGGCCGGCACCGAGCCGCCGGAGAACCATTCCGCGCGGGAGAAGAAGTCGAGCAGGATATATTGCGCGGCCAGTGTCGCAATGACGAGATAGAGCCCCTTGAGGCGTGCCGCCGGAATGCCGAAGATCAGCCCGACCAGCGCGGTGACCACGCCCGCGAGCGGGATCGCGAAGAACACCGGGATCGCATAGGTGTTGTTGATATAGGCCGAAGTGAAAGCGCCGAGCAGGAAGAAGGCGGCATGCCCGATCGAGATCTGACCGGTGAAGCCGACCAGGATGTTCAGCCCCAGTGCGGCGATGGCAAAGATGCCGATCTGGATCGACACCGACAGCCAGTATTCGGAGAAGACCAGCGGCGCGAAGCATAGCAGGATCACGCCGGCAATCGCGAAATTGCGGCTCGTCCGGGTCGGGAAGATCGTGGTGTCGGCCGCATAAGAACTGCGGAAGTCACCGGCGGGAATGGTTGAACGTGCCACCATGATCTAGATCCGCTCGATGTCTTTGGTGCCGAACAGGCCATAGGGCTTGATCATCAGGATGATGATCAGCACGTAGAACGGCGCGATCTCGTACAGATTGCCCCAGTGCAGGTACTGGCTGTCGACATATTGCGCGACGTTCTCGAGCAGGCCGATGATGATGCCGCCGAGCACGGCGCCGCCGACCGAATCGAGGCCGCCGAGGATCGCCGCCGGAAACACCTTGATGCCGTAGGCCGACAGGCCCGACGACACGCCGTTGACCACGGCGACGACGACGCCCGCGACCGCCGAGACCGTCGCCGAGATCGCCCAGGCCATCGCGAACACGTTCTTCACGGAGATGCCGAGCGACTGCGCGACCTGCTGGTTGAATGCGGTGGCGCGCATCGCGAGACCATATTTGGACACGCGGAAGAACCAGGCCATGCCCAGCATCATCAGCAGCGACACCACGAGGCTCATGACGTAGACGGTCTGGATCTGCAGTCCGAAGATGTCGACGGACGTGCTCGCGAACACCTGCGGGAACGGCTGCGGGTTGACGCCGTACATCCATTTCAGCGCCGCCTGGAACACGGTCGACAGGCCGATCGTGACCATGATGACGGAGATGATGGGCTCGCCGATCATGGGACGGAGGATCACGACCTGGATCGCAATGCCGAAGACGAACATGAAGACCAGCGTGAGCGGCATTCCGGCCCAGAACGGCACCTGGAATTTGGTCAGCAGTGTCCAGCACACCCAGGCGCCGATCAGCAGCAGCTCGCCTTGCGCGAAATTGACGACCTGCGTCGCCTTGTAGATCAGCACGAACGACATCGCGACGACGCCATAGAGCGTGCCGACGACGAGCCCGTTGGCGAGCAGCTGGAGGAGGAAGAAGAGGTTCATGATCGTGTGGGCACGCTGTGATCCTCTCCCCTTGTGGGAGAGGGTGGCTGCGCGGAGCGCAGCCGGGTGAGGGGTTGTCTCAGCGGGTGAGCAAGAGGAGAGGGACCCCTCACCCGACTGAGCTTGCGTCGGCCAGCGGAGATGCCCTCTCCCGCAAGGGGAGAGGGCGCAGCCATGTGCAGCGTGAACTCGTCTTCGTCATCGCCGGGCTCGACCCGGCGATCCATCGCGAGAGAGGTCTGCGGAAGGAGATGGATGCGCGGGTCGAGCCCGCGCATGACGATCTCATGTGACGGAAGGCTCATCACTCCGCGGCCTCCGCCATCGGTCCATGGCCGCCGAGATCGACCACCTTCAAGGTGGTGCGGATGCGCTGAGTGGTGCCGTCCTGGAAGCGGATCACGGTGTCGACCGGGATGGTCGGCCTGCCGCCGTAGATCGCGTCGATGATATCTGCATATTTCTCGTTGATGACGCTGCGGCGCACCTTTCGCGTGCGGGTGAGCTCGCCGTCATCGGCGTCGAGCTCCTTGTACAGCAGCAGGAAGCGGGCGATGCGCTGCGCGGGCGGCAGGGTCGCGTTGACCGTTTCCACTTCCTTCTGCAACAGCGCATAGACCTCGTTGCGCGAGGCGAGGTCGGAATAGGTGGTGAAGGCGATGCGGCTCTTCTCCGCCCATTTCGAGATGATCGAGTAGCGGATGCAGATCATGGCCGCGAGGTGCTCGCGGCCGTCGCCGAGCACGACCGCCTCGGCGATGTAGGGCGAGAATTTCAGCTTGTTCTCGATATATTGCGGCGAGAAGCGCTCGCCGCGCGCGGTCTCGGCGAGATCCTTGATGCGGTCGATGACGACGAGTTGCCTCTCGCCGTTGAAATAGCCGGCATCGCCGGACTGCATCCAGCCGTCCTTGATGTCGGCGGCGGAGGCCTCGGGGCTCTTGTAATAGCCCAGGAACATGTTGGGATGGCGCACGACGATCTCGCCGATGCCCTGGCTGTCGGGCGCGTCGATCTTGATCTCGATGTCCTCACCCATCGGGATGCCGGTCGTGTCCGGATCGACCTTGTTGTTCGGGTGCAGCGTGTAGGCGCCGAGCAGCTCGGTCTGGCCGTACAGCGTGCGCAGCGGAACGCCCATGGCGCGGAAGAACTTGAACGTGTCGGGTCCGAGCGCGGCACCGCCTGTCGCGGCCGAGCGCAGCCGCGTGAAGCCGAGCCGGTCGCGTAGCGCCCGGAACAACAGCACGTCGGCGACGCTGGAATGCTGGCCCTTCTCGAGTGCGGCAAGGCCCGTCGACATGCCCAGATGATAGAGCCGCTGCTTGAGCGGAGAGGCGTCCATGACGCCTGCGCGGACGTCGGCCGCGATCTGCTCCCAGACCCGCGGTGCGAACAGCACGAAGGTCGGCGCAATCTCGCGGAAGTCGTTCATCATCGTATCAGGCTCTTCGACGAAGTTGACCTTCATCCGGCAGAGCAGCCCTTTGCCGAGCACGTAGACCTGTTCCATGATCCAGGGCAGCGGTAGCACCGAGACATATTCGTCGTCGGGCCCCTTCGGATCGAAGCTGAGATAGGTCGCGCAATGCCTGAGCACCCGCGCGGCGGCAAGCATCGCAAGCTTGGGATGCGACGTCGTGCCCGAGGTGGTGCAGA encodes:
- a CDS encoding phenylacetate--CoA ligase family protein, producing the protein MTTHYDALETRDPAVREQDLFSRLPNVLRAAMTAPAYAERLKGIDPGQITTRAALAQLPVLRKSELPALHKAAPPFGGFVAQPPGAFSRLFTSPGPIFEPEAAHNDPWRGARALFASGLRSGDVVLNTFSYHLTPGGFIFDASARALGCAVIPAGPGNTEAQFELIAAYRPIGYSGTPDFLKILLDAAASAGRDVSSIKRALVSGAAFPPSLQAEIKARGIDAYQAFGTADLGIIAFETSAREGMVVNEDLIFEIVRPGTGDPVAEGDVGEIVVTSLDPDHPWIRLTLGDLTAALPGISACGRTNMRIKGWMGRADQTTKIKGMFVRPEQVAEIGKRHPELGRLRLVVTRTGETDAMTLQAECADTTDSLQEALAMSLRNVTKLGGNVELVAPGALPNDGKVIADER
- a CDS encoding ABC transporter ATP-binding protein; amino-acid sequence: MTETLDIPRTGSGSATPPPLLSVRNIEVVYDDVILVLRGLSLDVPKGAIVALLGANGAGKSTTLKAISGLLKTEDGEVTRGEIMFEGARIDGVDPEKIVRRGIFQVMEGRRIISDMTSLENLRLGAFTRSDREVGSDIEMVFNYFPRLKERTGLAGYLSGGEQQMLAIGRALMARPKMILMDEPSMGLSPLLVKEVFAIIKEINRDLGVTILLVEQNARAALSVASHGYIMEQGKVVLDGTADSLRDNEDVKEFYLGGAGDQRKSFKNLKSFKRRKRWL
- a CDS encoding ABC transporter substrate-binding protein gives rise to the protein MTIKSLLGSAALALLAGAFGSSAQAQIAIGHLQDLSGGTSDVGTPYGQGVADTFAWVNKNGGIGGKQLAVDSNDYGYQVPRAINLYKKWSAPDNKVAAIMGWGTADTEALTGFLANDKIPDLSGSYAAALTDPEGTSGKAKAAPYNFFYGPSYSDALRAELTWAAEDWKAKGKPGKPKFVHMGANHPYPNAPKAAGEALATELGFEVLPPLVFALAPGDYSAQCLSLKSSGANYAYLGNTAASNISVMKACKNAGVDVQFLSNVWGMDENAAKTAGDAADGVVFPLRTAVAWGGDAPGMKTVQEISKMSDPTGKVYRPVHYVAAVCSSLYMKEAIEWAAKNGGPTGENVAKGFHQKKDWVPAGMEGVCSPSTWTEKDHRGTMKVDLYRAKVTGPTDGDLNDIMAKGTIKLEKVKTIELPRKAEWAGW
- a CDS encoding branched-chain amino acid ABC transporter permease, whose amino-acid sequence is MVARSTIPAGDFRSSYAADTTIFPTRTSRNFAIAGVILLCFAPLVFSEYWLSVSIQIGIFAIAALGLNILVGFTGQISIGHAAFFLLGAFTSAYINNTYAIPVFFAIPLAGVVTALVGLIFGIPAARLKGLYLVIATLAAQYILLDFFSRAEWFSGGSVPASANPFSLFGYTLRGDRQYFYVVLAYVLVSYILVTNLMRTRDGRALVAIRDHYLSAEIMGINLTKYRTLSFGLAAFFAGIAGALYAHYQLVISQEGFGIERSILFLAMIIIGGTGSIMGTLMGTAFVVLLPESMEWISHNLKGSAIDRALSLNNNITFLREIAIGLIIIAFLMFEPDGLAHRWRQIKTYWKLYPFSH
- a CDS encoding branched-chain amino acid ABC transporter permease, coding for MNLFFLLQLLANGLVVGTLYGVVAMSFVLIYKATQVVNFAQGELLLIGAWVCWTLLTKFQVPFWAGMPLTLVFMFVFGIAIQVVILRPMIGEPIISVIMVTIGLSTVFQAALKWMYGVNPQPFPQVFASTSVDIFGLQIQTVYVMSLVVSLLMMLGMAWFFRVSKYGLAMRATAFNQQVAQSLGISVKNVFAMAWAISATVSAVAGVVVAVVNGVSSGLSAYGIKVFPAAILGGLDSVGGAVLGGIIIGLLENVAQYVDSQYLHWGNLYEIAPFYVLIIILMIKPYGLFGTKDIERI
- a CDS encoding long-chain fatty acid--CoA ligase gives rise to the protein MMDYAGRVKQADTYPKLLRLNAREHGKEVALREKDLGLWRLFTWADYQARVRDFALGMVELGLGKDDVIGIIGDNRPDWVAAEIATHAIRGLSLGLYRDVLDEEAAYLLNYGEARLVFAEDEEQVDKLLNLADRAPALKHIIYSDPRGMRKYDDPRLMPADRLAELGRNRAAREPDLYDCMVDATKGEDVAILCTTSGTTSHPKLAMLAAARVLRHCATYLSFDPKGPDDEYVSVLPLPWIMEQVYVLGKGLLCRMKVNFVEEPDTMMNDFREIAPTFVLFAPRVWEQIAADVRAGVMDASPLKQRLYHLGMSTGLAALEKGQHSSVADVLLFRALRDRLGFTRLRSAATGGAALGPDTFKFFRAMGVPLRTLYGQTELLGAYTLHPNNKVDPDTTGIPMGEDIEIKIDAPDSQGIGEIVVRHPNMFLGYYKSPEASAADIKDGWMQSGDAGYFNGERQLVVIDRIKDLAETARGERFSPQYIENKLKFSPYIAEAVVLGDGREHLAAMICIRYSIISKWAEKSRIAFTTYSDLASRNEVYALLQKEVETVNATLPPAQRIARFLLLYKELDADDGELTRTRKVRRSVINEKYADIIDAIYGGRPTIPVDTVIRFQDGTTQRIRTTLKVVDLGGHGPMAEAAE